The following coding sequences are from one Streptomyces sp. NBC_01485 window:
- a CDS encoding carbohydrate ABC transporter permease translates to MSLLTPRAPRPRTSVNQPTRGYRVFQGVNGVILTLVVLVTLYPFVNIVARSFSGERQIRAGEVNLWPKGFNLTTYEIVFQDSMFWRNYGNTVFYTVVSTVIAMVLTTCYAYVLSKRNLRGRGVLVGVAVFTMFFTGGLIPNYVLVTSLGLKNSVWAIALPNAISVFNLLVMKAFFESLPTELEEAAEIDGLSTYGVLLRIVLPLSKAVIATMVLFYSVSFWNSWFSAYLYMDRTDLMPATVYLRNLISGATTGGNAGAGTEQLSQVGANIQAVTIVLTSLPILCVYPFVQRFFVSGVMLGAVKG, encoded by the coding sequence GTGAGCCTCCTGACCCCCCGCGCCCCGCGTCCGCGCACCTCCGTGAACCAGCCGACGCGCGGCTACCGCGTCTTCCAGGGCGTCAACGGCGTGATCCTCACCCTGGTCGTGCTGGTGACCCTCTACCCCTTCGTCAACATCGTCGCCCGGTCCTTCAGCGGCGAACGGCAGATCCGTGCCGGTGAAGTGAACCTGTGGCCCAAGGGGTTCAACCTCACCACGTACGAAATCGTCTTCCAGGACTCGATGTTCTGGCGGAACTACGGCAACACCGTGTTCTACACGGTCGTATCCACCGTCATCGCCATGGTTCTGACGACCTGTTACGCCTATGTCCTGTCGAAGAGAAACCTCAGGGGGCGCGGTGTCCTTGTGGGCGTCGCCGTGTTCACCATGTTCTTCACCGGCGGACTGATCCCCAACTACGTCCTGGTCACCAGCCTCGGCCTGAAGAACTCCGTGTGGGCGATCGCGCTGCCGAACGCGATCAGCGTCTTCAACCTGCTGGTGATGAAGGCCTTCTTCGAGAGCCTGCCGACCGAGCTGGAGGAGGCCGCCGAGATCGACGGGCTGAGCACCTACGGCGTCCTGCTCAGGATCGTGCTGCCGCTGTCCAAGGCCGTCATCGCGACGATGGTGCTCTTCTACTCGGTGTCGTTCTGGAACTCCTGGTTCTCGGCGTACCTGTACATGGACCGGACGGATCTCATGCCGGCCACCGTCTATCTGCGCAACCTCATCTCGGGCGCCACCACGGGCGGCAACGCCGGCGCCGGCACGGAGCAGCTCAGCCAGGTCGGGGCGAACATCCAGGCGGTCACGATCGTGCTGACGTCGCTGCCCATCCTCTGCGTGTACCCGTTCGTCCAGCGCTTCTTCGTCTCGGGCGTGATGCTCGGCGCGGTCAAGGGCTGA
- a CDS encoding ABC transporter permease, protein MSTSTTSAPPPGTQDPPPKTRHGPARPAARRGWRRSLRRDWQLYSLAVLPLLFFLVFRYLPMIGNVIAFRRFEPGGSILGEQWVGLRYVRMFLTDPTFWQVFRNTLWLGGLTLLFCFPLPIVLALLLNEVRRRSLKRFVQSVSYLPHFLSIVIVAGITLQMLGTDGPVNHVLGRLGHDPVRFIQEPGWFRTIYVGSEIWQTAGWGTILYLAALTTIDEDLYEAARIDGASRWRQIWHVTLPGIRPTMITLLILNIGTFMAVGFEKVLLLYNPLTYPTADVVSTYLYRAGVESNSFSYAAAIGLFEAVIGLVLITGANQLSRRTVGTSVW, encoded by the coding sequence ATGAGCACCTCCACCACATCGGCCCCACCCCCAGGGACCCAGGACCCGCCGCCCAAGACCCGGCACGGTCCCGCGCGTCCGGCCGCGCGCCGCGGCTGGCGGCGATCCCTGCGCCGGGACTGGCAGTTGTACTCGCTGGCCGTGCTGCCGCTGCTGTTCTTCCTGGTCTTCCGCTACCTGCCGATGATCGGCAACGTGATCGCCTTCCGGCGCTTCGAGCCGGGCGGTTCGATCCTGGGGGAGCAGTGGGTGGGGCTGCGCTATGTGCGGATGTTCCTGACCGACCCGACGTTCTGGCAGGTCTTCCGCAACACGCTGTGGCTCGGCGGGCTGACGCTGCTGTTCTGTTTTCCCCTCCCGATCGTCCTGGCGCTGCTGCTCAACGAGGTGCGCCGGCGCTCGCTGAAACGGTTCGTCCAGTCGGTCTCGTATCTTCCGCACTTCCTGTCGATCGTGATCGTCGCGGGCATCACCCTGCAGATGCTGGGCACGGACGGCCCGGTCAACCATGTGCTGGGCAGGCTCGGCCACGACCCGGTCCGGTTCATCCAGGAACCCGGCTGGTTCCGCACGATCTACGTCGGCTCGGAGATCTGGCAGACCGCCGGCTGGGGCACGATCCTCTACCTCGCCGCGCTCACCACGATCGACGAGGACCTGTACGAGGCCGCCCGCATCGACGGCGCGAGCCGCTGGCGGCAGATCTGGCACGTCACGCTGCCCGGCATCCGGCCCACCATGATCACGCTGCTGATCCTCAACATCGGCACGTTCATGGCGGTCGGCTTCGAGAAGGTGCTGCTGCTGTACAACCCGCTGACCTACCCGACGGCCGACGTGGTCTCCACCTACCTCTACCGGGCCGGCGTCGAGTCCAACAGTTTCAGTTACGCCGCCGCGATCGGCCTGTTCGAGGCGGTCATCGGCCTGGTGCTGATCACCGGCGCGAACCAGTTGTCGCGACGCACGGTGGGGACGAGCGTGTGGTGA